The Pochonia chlamydosporia 170 chromosome 1, whole genome shotgun sequence genome window below encodes:
- a CDS encoding thiolase-like protein (similar to Glarea lozoyensis ATCC 20868 XP_008082817.1) → MRVTSGRGVDVVSNSPSGELLHASWDCVAKYGKTLEFGKRDILESGQLALNPFLGNRTFHEIDLKGLYRDKPDDIQGLITRVIQPCEQGFLKPITPIHFLAATQRADAFCFMKKGQHIGKIVINMPQESAEIKSTLVVQRTSFSNSSTYMMIGGFVGIRRAVAGNMGDENDVKRAVAAAPTPIAGVLQMSMELRDRNILRISFEDWQAATLPKVAGTWNLHNALLDADLDFFILLGSISGAIGHPGQANYASANTFMSSFVQYRHGLGLPCLIS, encoded by the exons ATGAGAGTCACAAGCGGCAGAGGTGTTGACGTCGTGTCAAACTCACCCTCAGGGGAACTACTTCATGCTTCGTGGGATTGTGTTGCCAAGTATGGCAAAACGTTAGAATTTGGTAAGCGTGACATTCTCGAGAGCGGTCAGCTTGCTCTCAATCCATTCCTGGGGAATAGGACCTTTCATGAAATTGATCTTAAGGGTCTCTACCGCGACAAACCCGATGATATCCAAGG ATTAATCACTCGGGTTATTCAGCCGTGTGAACAAGGGTTCCTAAAGCCAATTACCCCAATCCACTTCTTGGCAGCGACACAGCGAGCAGATGCGTTCTGTTTTATGAAGAAAGGGCAACATATCGGCAAAATTGTGATTAACATGCCACAAGAGAGTGCAGAGATCAAGTCTACCCTAGTAGTCCAAAGGACAAGTTTTTCTAACTCGTCAACATACATGATGATTGGAGGTTTTGTGGGCATTAGGCGAG CTGTAGCAGGCAATATGGGAGACGAAAACGATGTCAAACGGGCGGTAGCAGCCGCACCTACGCCAATTGCTGGTGTACTTCAGATGTCTATGGAGCTAAGAGATCGCAATATTTTGCGTATATCTTTTGAGGACTGGCAGGCAGCAACTCTTCCCAAGGTCGCTGGGACGTGGAACCTTCACAATGCCCTGTTGGATGCGGATTTGGACTTCTTCATTCTGTTGGGCTCTATATCAGGTGCTATAGGGCACCCCGGCCAGGCTAATTACGCATCTGCCAACACATTTATGAGTTCTTTTGTTCAATATCGACACGGTCTAGGACTACCTTGCTTAATCTCTTAG